aaggcaacgaatcacaaaagaggaaacccagcgtttggtgatgtccataggttccagacttcaagcagtcattgcctgcaaaggattctcgacaaagtattaaaaatacattttattcatgatcaTATTAATTTGCCCAATTACATTTaaacccctgaaataaggggactgtgtatataaaaaaaaattaattcctAAACtgttcatacaatatttttgttcaacccctttatttaaagctgaaagtctgcacttgaaTTGATTCTCAGTTGcgaaaattatgaaaattttgtcagtgtccaattatttctgcaCCTAACTGTATTTCTCCATAATTGTACTTTCTAATTTCTTAGTTTTTGTTCACTTAAAATGTGCATCCCACACTTTGATGTCTTCATTTGTCCTGTCAGTTTTTAATTCCTTCCCTATATCCAAAGAACTGCACAGTAAGGATTGCCTGCACATCAAACTTTACTTCACCTGTAATGCAGGTCATTTAGACTGCTCTCTGAAATTGACGCATCATGTTCCCAAATGAAGGCACCTTTTTTTTGGCCTAAAGAGTTTGTAGTAGACTAACAGAAAGCAGTCCAGGCATCTTGGTAAGTGCCCATCTCCTCTCTTGGCCCATCAATGCTTGTAGAGATTTCTTCTGGTAGGTTTGACTTCTCTTGTGAAGCGACATCCACAGATTTTGGTGTGTCAACTTTCCCATTCTCAATTGAACAGTTTTCTTGTTCTGACTCACTATCAGATGAGTCAATAGATATGGGTTCTGTGTAAGTACTTAGCTTGAGGGTACAGTTAATTGTCTCGCATTGCTTGTTTTGGTCTGTGTTAAGTGCTGGCTTAGACTTAAAGGCCTTCTCAACAGAGGTGACAAGGACCTTGGTTTTCTCCTCGAAGTCCATGTCATGCTTCACTCCCTTCAGTGCCTGCATGTCAAAGCCAAGTAGCACCTTCCATTTCCTGGTCTCACAGTCTTTCTCACACGATCTTCGTCGATTAGCGAAGTGACTGGCAATGTCAGATTTCCAGAGCCACAGGCTCGTAGAAAGCTTCTGCTCTTCCTGTGAGGTTATATAAGGGCGACGATTGAAATAGGCTGTAAGGAAGGCTTTTCGTGCCTCGTACGTTTTGTGCTCATAGCTTCTGGGGTCCAAAACTAGATCAGTAGCCTGCCCTGGCTTGTTCATAGTCATGGGGGAAAATCCAACATCATTGTTCATCTTCATCCTCTTGGAGTCAGACATGGTTTGGGTGGGTGGCTGACGCTTCAAGAAACCTGCACCAGACGAGTTGAGCGTCAAGGAAGACTTTGGTCCCAAGCCTTTCTGGGCCAGGCCCACAGCTCGGCACTGCACAAGGTGCAAAGTGATCGTGGAGGCCACCATGTTGCTAGTGTACACACCCAAACAATGGATGCACTTGTAGGTCATCTTCTTCTCAACAGGGTGCATTGTCTGAAGCACTTGGTGTCGTTCCCTCAGATGTTGTGCCAATGCATCGGAGATGGGACCCTTTAGGATGGTAAAACACAGTGGGCAAAGGGTTTTGCCAACCTCATTGCTGCCAGACACAGTGGCTTGACTTCTGGCCAGCATGTCATTCTTTCTTTCTGGCATCTTTGAAGATAAACCCCTCAGTGTAGTTTGGAAGCTGTTCTGAGTATGGGAAGCCATTGACTGCTCCTGGGCAGCAACAGGTTCCTTCATGTTATAGGTTATAACTATGAGCTGTATGATCTTGTTTTTAGCCTGCCCAATCGTGAGGTCAAACGTAAGCGGGGAAGAGGCTGGAGGACCAACAAAATCATCTGAGTGAGCCTGCCCCACATGATCCAGCATTTTCTCCACATTATTGAAGCTGGCATGACACTGTGGGCAGGTTAGTCCATGGATGAGCATGTGGTTTAGCAATGTGTCACTGGGCAGATATCGGTTGCAAAGCAAACACTTACTAGTGAAGTTGTGGATCTTCATGATGTACTTAGCAATTGCCCATACCTTCTTAGCCTTGTGTGC
This sequence is a window from Esox lucius isolate fEsoLuc1 chromosome 17, fEsoLuc1.pri, whole genome shotgun sequence. Protein-coding genes within it:
- the adnpa gene encoding activity-dependent neuroprotector homeobox a produces the protein MYQLPVNNLTRIRRARKQVKKALSDIGLEYCKEQAEDLKEFCPDENYVKNTVGLELCSWDSSFSKTQEYRSKPFCCTECHFSSKYYSGYKNHFRNVHRHNFENRILLNCPYCTFTASKKTMETHVKVFHISSAARQGLGSYQGSAVGPNNKVERAMYYCKKCTYRDPLYNVVRRHIYREHFQHVVSPYVAMVSETSVKNGANAVNGNNILCKRCQFSTRSYEALVQHVIEYHERIGSQVTTMIGHANVVVSRPQSYGIAQKGAVMTGGRTLTSEQVSHMVGAHLKQGPSGLKNMTSQSSVVGQRLSIPGNTGLGEGRVSSLSNNLTSPSGMQVSGTNASLTSQTQKWKICTVCNELFPENLYSAHFEKAHKAKKVWAIAKYIMKIHNFTSKCLLCNRYLPSDTLLNHMLIHGLTCPQCHASFNNVEKMLDHVGQAHSDDFVGPPASSPLTFDLTIGQAKNKIIQLIVITYNMKEPVAAQEQSMASHTQNSFQTTLRGLSSKMPERKNDMLARSQATVSGSNEVGKTLCPLCFTILKGPISDALAQHLRERHQVLQTMHPVEKKMTYKCIHCLGVYTSNMVASTITLHLVQCRAVGLAQKGLGPKSSLTLNSSGAGFLKRQPPTQTMSDSKRMKMNNDVGFSPMTMNKPGQATDLVLDPRSYEHKTYEARKAFLTAYFNRRPYITSQEEQKLSTSLWLWKSDIASHFANRRRSCEKDCETRKWKVLLGFDMQALKGVKHDMDFEEKTKVLVTSVEKAFKSKPALNTDQNKQCETINCTLKLSTYTEPISIDSSDSESEQENCSIENGKVDTPKSVDVASQEKSNLPEEISTSIDGPREEMGTYQDAWTAFC